The following are encoded together in the Oscillospiraceae bacterium genome:
- the flhF gene encoding flagellar biosynthesis protein FlhF yields MNVKRYLAEDVTEAMGKVRAELGLDAFILNTRKIRRHGVSGWFRRPLVEVVAAYEPAPTPPPAARRAEPPPLAPLPLTDVRTGERVLTPNLTAGPEKIGALESKIDSLSATLDTLVGRIRAEANASGDPPEVEALVDALLEGEVHEAFAHRIGREAADIARRRAVDPAEVMEQLLKQYLGEAAPIQMRRYRRTVVIMVGPTGVGKTTTIAKLAAVHALNHGARVGIITTDTYRIAAVEQLRTYAEILSVPITVVYAPEEMETALREQEQCDIVFIDTAGKSPNDPTLEPELRALLAASGADEVHLVLSAATSFTGCLNIVRTYSFLDNFKLLFTKMDETPVWGMLLNLKMLTDRAVSYMTAGQTVPDDIEVMNARKITDRLLGACQWAEPGGRRRA; encoded by the coding sequence TTGAACGTAAAGCGGTATCTCGCCGAGGATGTGACCGAGGCGATGGGAAAGGTCCGCGCCGAGTTGGGGCTCGACGCCTTCATTTTGAACACGCGCAAGATCCGCCGTCACGGGGTGAGCGGTTGGTTTCGCCGTCCGCTCGTGGAGGTGGTGGCCGCTTACGAGCCGGCGCCCACGCCGCCGCCCGCCGCCCGGCGGGCCGAGCCGCCGCCGCTGGCGCCGCTGCCGCTCACGGACGTCCGCACCGGAGAGCGGGTGCTGACGCCGAACCTCACGGCCGGGCCGGAGAAGATCGGCGCGCTGGAGAGCAAGATCGACAGCCTCTCCGCCACGCTGGACACGCTGGTGGGCCGGATCCGGGCGGAAGCGAACGCCTCCGGGGATCCCCCGGAGGTGGAGGCGCTGGTGGATGCCCTGCTGGAGGGAGAGGTACACGAGGCGTTTGCCCACAGGATCGGCCGGGAGGCCGCCGACATCGCGCGGCGGCGGGCGGTGGATCCGGCCGAGGTGATGGAGCAGCTCTTAAAGCAGTACCTGGGCGAGGCCGCGCCCATCCAGATGAGGCGGTACCGGCGCACCGTCGTCATCATGGTGGGGCCGACGGGCGTGGGCAAGACGACCACCATCGCGAAGCTGGCCGCTGTCCATGCGCTCAACCACGGCGCCCGCGTGGGCATCATCACGACGGACACCTACCGCATCGCCGCGGTGGAGCAGCTTCGGACTTACGCCGAGATTCTCTCCGTGCCGATCACCGTCGTCTACGCGCCCGAGGAGATGGAGACGGCGCTGCGTGAGCAGGAGCAGTGCGACATCGTGTTTATCGACACGGCGGGGAAGAGTCCGAACGATCCGACCCTCGAGCCGGAGCTGCGGGCTCTGCTCGCCGCCTCGGGCGCCGACGAGGTACACCTCGTGCTCAGCGCCGCGACCAGTTTCACAGGCTGCCTCAACATTGTCAGGACCTACTCGTTTTTGGACAATTTTAAGCTGTTATTTACCAAAATGGACGAGACGCCCGTGTGGGGCATGCTGCTCAACCTCAAGATGCTCACCGACCGCGCGGTCTCTTACATGACGGCCGGGCAGACGGTGCCCGACGACATCGAAGTCATGAACGCCCGCAAGATCACAGACAGGCTGCTGGGCGCCTGCCAATGGGCGGAACCCGGCGGGCGGCGTCGAGCATGA
- a CDS encoding MinD/ParA family protein produces the protein MSMNDQAGALRQIIANIKGQRARTPETGARVVVVTSGKGGVGKTNVTVNLALALSRKGLRVLIFDADFGLANVDVVLGVTPAYDLAHVVRHRGDIRDAVCDGPYGVRFISGGSGVQELIRLSAGQLADLMDNLLQLDDMADVVLLDTGAGISDHILSMVGAAQEVVVVTTPEPTSIMDAYALIKFLTARAENGPRVRLVVNRADSESEAADTLRKVAAVVRLYLRMEIEEMGFILSDPAVSKAVRLQRPFVLSFPQSAAARNIETLAWRFMGTEPERRPGLRAFFTRMAGR, from the coding sequence ATGAGTATGAACGACCAGGCCGGCGCGCTGCGCCAGATCATCGCCAACATCAAAGGCCAACGCGCGCGTACGCCCGAGACGGGCGCCCGCGTGGTGGTCGTGACCTCCGGCAAGGGCGGCGTCGGCAAAACAAACGTCACGGTGAACCTCGCCTTGGCTCTGAGCCGGAAAGGCTTGCGCGTGCTGATCTTCGACGCGGATTTCGGGCTTGCCAATGTAGACGTCGTCTTGGGCGTCACGCCGGCGTATGACCTGGCCCATGTCGTGCGGCACCGCGGGGACATCCGGGACGCCGTCTGCGACGGACCGTACGGCGTTCGGTTCATCTCGGGCGGTTCGGGCGTGCAGGAGCTCATCCGGCTGAGCGCCGGCCAGCTTGCGGACCTGATGGACAACCTGCTCCAGCTCGACGACATGGCCGACGTGGTGCTGCTGGATACCGGCGCCGGCATCTCAGATCACATCCTGAGCATGGTGGGCGCCGCGCAGGAGGTCGTCGTCGTGACGACGCCGGAGCCCACGTCCATCATGGACGCCTATGCCCTCATCAAATTTCTGACGGCGCGCGCAGAGAACGGTCCCCGGGTCCGGCTGGTGGTCAACCGGGCGGACAGCGAGAGCGAGGCGGCCGACACGCTCCGCAAGGTGGCGGCTGTGGTACGGCTCTATCTCCGGATGGAGATAGAGGAGATGGGCTTCATCTTGTCCGACCCGGCGGTGTCCAAGGCGGTGCGTCTCCAGCGTCCTTTTGTGCTCAGCTTTCCGCAGAGTGCGGCGGCGCGCAACATCGAGACGCTGGCGTGGCGGTTTATGGGCACGGAGCCGGAACGCCGCCCTGGGCTGCGCGCATTTTTTACAAGAATGGCCGGAAGGTAA
- a CDS encoding PilZ domain-containing protein, with the protein MNGELGLGERLEITIGEKRCVSDIQELVKEGVLILSAPTYRGVAVPLREGDLLHVTFYRTGGMFSFMARLRRRFQERALALIEVEMCSPISKYQRRDFVRLETVLPVSVRVLAAPEQFAGRTVEEMLQQICDRRYEGLPRPLRPGERVYACHTVDLSGGGARFVAEEVFEKDALLECTFSLKRRGALTVDGCVVRVTEQSSEGPRYCASVQFVNIEERLRRNIIKYIFGEQSKEHRRQ; encoded by the coding sequence GTGAATGGAGAACTGGGTCTCGGTGAGCGTCTGGAGATCACGATCGGCGAAAAACGCTGTGTCAGCGATATACAGGAGCTCGTGAAGGAGGGCGTGCTGATTCTTTCGGCGCCCACGTACCGGGGGGTGGCGGTGCCGCTGCGCGAGGGGGATCTGCTGCACGTGACGTTCTACCGGACGGGCGGCATGTTCAGCTTTATGGCGCGGCTGCGCCGGCGCTTCCAAGAGAGGGCGCTTGCCCTGATTGAGGTGGAGATGTGCTCCCCCATCAGCAAATATCAGCGCCGCGATTTTGTGCGCTTGGAGACGGTACTGCCCGTGTCCGTCCGGGTTCTCGCGGCGCCGGAGCAGTTTGCCGGCCGTACCGTGGAGGAGATGCTGCAGCAGATCTGCGACCGGCGTTACGAAGGGCTTCCGCGGCCGCTCAGGCCGGGGGAGCGTGTGTACGCGTGCCACACCGTCGATCTCTCGGGCGGCGGAGCGCGGTTTGTCGCCGAGGAGGTTTTTGAGAAGGACGCCCTCCTTGAGTGTACGTTTAGTTTGAAGCGCCGAGGGGCGCTGACGGTGGACGGATGCGTCGTCCGTGTGACGGAGCAGTCCTCCGAGGGCCCCCGGTACTGTGCGAGCGTGCAATTTGTCAACATAGAGGAGAGACTCCGCAGGAACATCATCAAGTACATTTTTGGAGAGCAATCCAAAGAACACCGGAGGCAATAA